In Methanosarcina siciliae T4/M, one genomic interval encodes:
- a CDS encoding flavodoxin family protein: MKIVGISSSPRGKNSNTLKLLDAALEGAEKAGAEVESIDVAKLKIKYCTACNKCQETGTCSIKDDYNGMMEKLLDADGIIWSSPNYITNVTAQLKTVFDRSPLVIHEQLFDGKYGLSLTTAGSDELDFVLGIMDNFMIHCGGNSIGGVGCSVALGPEAMETAIEKSRDKGKDIVEAIKEKRKYPEQEAVHEAWKAHFKYVILANKDQWTHNCDYWIEKGWLKE, encoded by the coding sequence ATGAAAATAGTCGGAATATCATCAAGCCCGAGAGGCAAGAACAGCAATACCTTAAAACTGCTGGATGCAGCCCTGGAAGGGGCTGAAAAAGCAGGAGCAGAAGTTGAATCTATCGACGTTGCAAAACTGAAGATCAAATACTGCACAGCATGTAACAAATGCCAGGAAACAGGCACCTGCTCAATAAAAGATGACTATAACGGTATGATGGAAAAGCTGCTGGATGCTGATGGTATAATCTGGAGCAGCCCTAACTACATAACAAACGTGACAGCCCAGCTCAAGACAGTCTTTGACAGAAGTCCGCTTGTCATTCACGAACAGCTCTTTGATGGAAAATACGGCCTTTCCTTAACAACTGCTGGCAGCGATGAACTCGATTTTGTCCTTGGCATTATGGATAATTTTATGATACACTGCGGTGGGAACTCTATCGGAGGAGTGGGCTGTTCAGTAGCCCTGGGTCCCGAAGCAATGGAAACAGCCATTGAAAAATCGCGTGATAAGGGAAAAGACATTGTTGAAGCGATAAAAGAGAAGAGAAAATACCCTGAACAGGAAGCTGTGCATGAAGCCTGGAAAGCACACTTCAAGTATGTTATCCTTGCAAACAAAGACCAATGGACACACAATTGTGATTACTGGATTGAAAAGGGCTGGCTCAAAGAATGA